Within Myxococcus fulvus, the genomic segment GTGGCACCCCACACCAACACCAGGTCCGCCCACTCCAAATCACTGCGGGCCCGGTCCGACGTGCGCCGCTCCGTGCCGTCCACCATGCGCAGGTCGATATGGGGTCCCAGCTTCGACTCCAACTCCTCGCGCACCGCGGGCGAGCCGCCCACCACCACCACCTTGCTCACGCCGAGCCGGTGACACGTCTCCACGAAGGCCACCTCCGCCCGGTGGTTCGCCGAACCCCCGCACCGCGCGCAGTGGCTGCGAGGCTCCACGCGCAAAGGCTCCCGGCCGCTCGCCTGGGCCACCTTCACGCACGCCCCATCCGAACACACGGGGAAGAAGCGCCCGTCCAGCACCTCCGCCGCCTTGAGCAGCTTGGGCTCGCTCATCCGCGCCTTGCCGGGACGGGTGAGGCCCGCCTCCTCCAGCACCACGCGCGCGCGCTGCTTCGCGTCCGGGAGGGAGATGCCCCGCTCCGACAACCAACCGTCGATGTCTCGGTCCGTGCTCATGACTTGCGCCTCGTCGTCGCGATGGGCTCCACGGAGAACAGCTCCGCCTGAGCAGGGGACGGCTCACCGGGCTCCACCAGCCCGAGCACCTCCTTCACCGGACCGAAGCTGCGTCGGTGGATGGGCAGCACTCCCTTCTCCCGCAGCGCCTGGACGTGGCGCGCCGTCGGGTAACCCTTGTGGTCGGCCAGGCCGTAGCCCGGGTAGCGTTGGTCCAGCTCCGCCATCAGCCGGTCGCGCGTCGTCTTGGCCAGGATGGACGCCGCGGCGATGCTCATCGAGAGCGAGTCACCCTTGATGATTCCGCGCTGCGGCGCCGGGCACTGCGGAATCGTCCGCGCGTCCACCAGCACGTAGTCGGGCTTGAGCCCCAGCCCCTCCACCGCGCGGCGCATGGCCAACAGCCCCGCGTGGTAGATGTTGAGCTGGTCGATCTCCTCGACCTCCGCCCGGCCCACCGCCCACGCGACGACGTCGCGCTTGAGCGACTCCGCCAGCGCCTCGCGCTTCTGCGCGTCCAGCACCTTCTTGGAGTCGTCCAGGCCCTTGAGCCGGTAGCTTCTGGGCAGCACCGCGGCGGCCGCCACCACGGGGCCGGCGAGCGGCGCCATGCCCGCCTCGTCCACTCCCGCCACGTGCACGAGCCCCTGCTCCCACAGCTCCGTCTCGAAGCGCAAGAGGTGCCGCAGCCGCTGACCCTCCGAGCGGTTGCGCTCCTGCCTCGCGCGGATGCGCCGCGCCAGCGACTGGGCGCCCCGACGCGGGTCCGCGTCCAGCGCCTCCAGCAGGCCCGAGGGGATGGGATGTGCCTGGTTGACGAAGCGCTCGGTCAGCTCGCCGAGCGCGCACTGGAGCCACTGCTCCCGGCTATCGATGGACATGCTGGCGGACCCGAAGAGCTACCGGAACGGTAGGACGCCACGCGGGGCTCCCCGGAGGGGGAACGCGGCTCCCGCCACAACACGTCCCCACCGCCGTACACACGGGAGCGCCCGAGTGCTGGGAGGCTCCGAGGACGAGGAAGAGGGGGGAGGTGGCGAGCATGCGGGTCTGACGCATGGCTCCAAGCCGTACCGCATCGGACCGGCCGAACACAACCTCTGCGGTGTCATCTCACATGGAAATCCGTGAGATGCCCGGGAAGTTGGGGGCCCGAGGGCCTGTCAGGGGCTCAACTCCAGGGTCAATTCGGACGGCTCGGGGACGCAGTTGCAGGTGTCACACACCCACTCCACATGGGAGGCGGGGGACACCTTGGAGCCGGCGGTGGCCGTGATTCGCACCGGGCTGGGCGCCAGCGTCTCGTTGACGGCGGTGGTGACGCCGTCCGAGCCGGTGACGCCGGAGATGCTGACGTTGGAGGCCACGTTGGTGGCAGTGACGGTGGCGCCTCGCACGCGGGCGCCGTCCGCGGAGACGACGGCCACGCGCACGGCCATCAGCGTCGTCTCGCACTCGTCATGGCCTCGCGACATGCGAGGCGCGTCGTCACAGCCGGACAGCAACATGCCGAGTCCGAGGAGCCCACCCACCCATCCACACGCCCGAATCATGCACTGGAAGGTGATGCCGATGCCCGCGCGCGGCAATGCCCGGTTCAATCAGGCCGGGGACGGCTGCGCTCGCTCGCGAATCGTGCGGCCTGGGTATCCGGATAGCGGTGTTGCACGTACTGGTAGACCTCCTCCGCGCGCGCCGCGTCATTCATCCGCTCACCCAGGACTCGCGCCAGCATGACCAGCGCCCGGGGCGCGGTGGGCGAATCCGGTGCCACGTCCGCGGCGCGCTCCAGCGCGGTGACCGCCAGTGGGAAGTTTCCTTCCACCGCCGCGGCCTGGCCGATGAACAGGTGGTGCTCGGAGGGCACCCTCGCGGCGGGCAGCTGCTCCAGCGCGGCATACAGCTCCAGCGCCCGGGCCACGTCGCGCCCACCCACCGCCGCCGCGAGGGCGGCGAGCTGCCCGGTGGCGTCCCCCTGTGCGACGGGCGTTTCCACCCCGGGGGACTCCGCTTCCGGCGCGGGGGTGTCCCGCTGCACGCCGGCTCCCCCCAGCGGGGCGGACCCCCGGGTGGGTCGGGCGCTTCCCAGCACGGGTGCCACGTAGTCGCTCGGCTCGCCGTAGCCCACGCGGTCTCCGCGCACGTACAGCAGCAGGCCCAGCACGTGCGCCGCCAGGAAGGGCACGACCAACGTGAAGGCCTCCGCGAGGAAGCGGGAGATGAAGACCAGTCCCAGCGCGCGCACGGCCACCGCGAGCACGTGCGCGGCGCCATGGACGACGAGCAGCCCCGCGAGCGCGGCGCAGGCCACCAGGTAGTCGGAGCCCAGGCCCCGCGCCAGCCGCAGCACCATGGCCGGGTTGAGCATGTGCGAGACGGGGTGCTCCGACGCCGCGAGCAACAGCCCCATGGGCAGCCACAGACAGCCCACCACCACGAGCAGCCAGAACACCGGGTCCGCCGTCAGCCCCGGCGGCAGGCGCCACTGGATGAACCAGGCGAACATGTCCAGCTTCGCGCTGCCGCCCGGGTGCGCCCACAGTCCGTAGACGAGCGACGGCAGCCCCGCGACCAGGAACACCAGCAGCCCGCGCAGGCCGGGCAGCAGCGCGTCACG encodes:
- a CDS encoding ribonuclease HII produces the protein MSIDSREQWLQCALGELTERFVNQAHPIPSGLLEALDADPRRGAQSLARRIRARQERNRSEGQRLRHLLRFETELWEQGLVHVAGVDEAGMAPLAGPVVAAAAVLPRSYRLKGLDDSKKVLDAQKREALAESLKRDVVAWAVGRAEVEEIDQLNIYHAGLLAMRRAVEGLGLKPDYVLVDARTIPQCPAPQRGIIKGDSLSMSIAAASILAKTTRDRLMAELDQRYPGYGLADHKGYPTARHVQALREKGVLPIHRRSFGPVKEVLGLVEPGEPSPAQAELFSVEPIATTRRKS
- a CDS encoding carboxypeptidase-like regulatory domain-containing protein produces the protein MNRALPRAGIGITFQCMIRACGWVGGLLGLGMLLSGCDDAPRMSRGHDECETTLMAVRVAVVSADGARVRGATVTATNVASNVSISGVTGSDGVTTAVNETLAPSPVRITATAGSKVSPASHVEWVCDTCNCVPEPSELTLELSP